In Plectropomus leopardus isolate mb chromosome 17, YSFRI_Pleo_2.0, whole genome shotgun sequence, the DNA window GAGACAGTGTTcatgtctgtatctgtgtgtgtgtcctgtccaTCAGTGCCAGTGTcaaaagtaaaagagaaaatggTGCGACCCACATGAAAGGGCAGCCAGCACAGGACAAAAGCCAAGATGATCACACCTGTGGGAGGTGAGGACACAGAGGGGACAGAAATAAGGGGGTGATGTTAGAATCGTTCATATTTGAAGGAAAAAGTCACAAACACGTATAAACACATGCTACCAATGTAACAAAGGGCTGTCCACACCAAGCACTATAACTATgattataacaataacaatgtgtGCAACCTAAATGATGAACGATAACGTTCTGTAAACAGCGGTGCAAAGCACGCACCATGCACTCCGCGAAAATGGCTATTGATGAGTGTTAGGGTTTTGCTGTTCAGTACGAGGAGGTCgaggagaaacaaacaaataactagAAGGATATGAGTTCACCAAACCCCTCAAAGATGACAGCGAGAATCAAACACACTATTATGAGAGCTGCCATCTTTTGAAGACAGGTTTCATTCCAGCTTTGGTCTGAGTCAGCATCAGTTTGCTGACATTCTGGCAATGTTAAGTGAAGACAAAACCGACTTAAGGggttttatcatattttatcatatcataaaattatcatattaaggtgatgttttttattcaactctctggactttttttctgttgtcttatTTTCCTGATAGCAGCAAACAGCACCAGAATCTGCTCCTGACAAAAAAGAAGCACTGACTAGAGAGATGAGAGCTCACCCAGCATTTTGACGGTGTGCCGGTGACTCTGGTTTCTGCGGCTGCTTTGAGGGCGGAGCCACAGCGTCCGTCCAATTAGGCCGTAGACCAGAACCAGGATGCAGACGGGCACCAGGAAGTACAAGTTGGAGAGGATCATCATGGCTGACAGCAGGCCAGAGGAGACGGCATATTGCGTGCAGCGGCACTCTCTCCTGTCAACTTTTGCTCCAATAACCTTTTCTTCCCTTCCTCCaccttcatcttttttctttttatttcggGGCCCCCCTTCAACTTCCAGCCCTCCTTCCTCTTCATCTGCTTGTTTTTGGAGTTTCATTTGTCCTGCATCTGCTTGTcttctctcatttctttcttccaTTCCCACATTTCTCTCTCCAAACTGTTTTAACTCGCCTCTCTTTATCTCCTTTTCTCCCCATTTTATTCCATCTATCCCTCCATCCACTGAGGCCATGTGTCCACTTCCTCTCTCCACTCCACCTATCAGAAATCCTCCCCGCTCTCCGTCTCTGCCTGTCCACCCTCCGTCCTCCCTCCAATCCCTGAGCCCCGTCTCCTCTCCCCCAACTTCCTCCACGCCGACCATGAGTAGCACCGGCGCAGCGCTGACGGCAGCGCCCAGCCACAGGCAGCCAATGAGAGCCTTTGTTCTGTGCCGTGTCACCAGAGTCTTGGCTGTGATTGGCCAGCAGACCGCGAGGTATCTCTCCAGGGACAGGAAGGTGATGTGGAGGATGGTGCAGAAGGTGCAGCACTCTGAGAGGAACACGGAGAGTTTACAGATGAGGTCTCCTAAAGGCCAGGGTCTGGGCCTCCACAGCTGCAAAAGACAGAACAATCATTTTTATGCTGCTGAACTTTTTATTCCACCTTTAATCAGGTGTGCTCTGACCGTGTTTTAATGGCATATTCTCAGATTACAACCTTGAATGCTTCATTTCGTATCTAGACAAGCGATGGATGAAGTATCCGAAAGTCACACTtgtgtaaaagtacagatatcttaccagaaaatgactttggttgTTTAAGTCACCTGTTAGAATATTACTCAGGTAATTGCCTCGAATTacctgatatttactgtacttgagtatcaaatttaatattattacattaaatatgcttaagtatttaaagtaaaagtacaagtatatgttgttaatagaaaatgaagcggtcagaattttgagaacaatggattttaatttatttctttgtaacatacACCACTATAGATTAATACTCAAGTCACTCTGGGCCATGAGCACAGTTGAATTGTGTAAACTGGGATCCCAGTATTTGCTGGGaattctgattaaaaaaaaactgttttcctaaAAGATAAACCTGCAGGCGGGAATCTCACATTACCATACAGTATGCTGTATGCATGTTTGTACGAATATCCCAAAACAACACCAAATTGCTGCATGTTAAAGATTTATTGTCTTACCACTGCACGTAGTTATAACCTCAGGTCAGTAATAACAATAGTCACACACTCCGATATAGTCAATATATTCAAGATGGTTTTAGAACAAGTGCACAACAGAGGA includes these proteins:
- the LOC121956834 gene encoding growth hormone secretagogue receptor type 1-like, which produces MGGGGSGCEDENCGLTSGVTDNCSNQDCHWEEPVFGLIELVCVTVIYIPLMLFGLLGNILTILVVWLRPHMRSSTYLYLSSMAVSDLLILLLLPLELYKLWRPRPWPLGDLICKLSVFLSECCTFCTILHITFLSLERYLAVCWPITAKTLVTRHRTKALIGCLWLGAAVSAAPVLLMVGVEEVGGEETGLRDWREDGGWTGRDGERGGFLIGGVERGSGHMASVDGGIDGIKWGEKEIKRGELKQFGERNVGMEERNERRQADAGQMKLQKQADEEEGGLEVEGGPRNKKKKDEGGGREEKVIGAKVDRRECRCTQYAVSSGLLSAMMILSNLYFLVPVCILVLVYGLIGRTLWLRPQSSRRNQSHRHTVKMLGVIILAFVLCWLPFHVGRTIFSFTFDTGLYYLSQYFNLVSSVLFYLSAAINPLLYNLMSARYRHACRLVNIAQEDLAILPLCKCHLIAAGKIYPA